One Burkholderia gladioli genomic window, ATGGAACGGTTGCGGATCAAAGCGCTGCGCGAATTCGATGATCTCGTCCGGCGTGAACGTGTGTTTGCCGACCTCGGTCAGCCCGCCGACTTCCAGATCCTCATAGCCGATCGTCATACCCATCTCCTGTCAGTTTGCGTGCTCTCAGGCCGCATCGTATTCGAAAAAATCCGGCAGCGAGACAAATCGCGCCGTGTGGTGATCGACATCGCCGAGCGTCAGGTCGATGATCGACAGTCGCTTGAACAGATGGGCCGCCGCGACCTCGTTGGTCATGCCCATCCCGCCATGCAGCTGGATCGCCTGCTGCCCGACGAAACGCGCGGCTTGCCCCACCCGCACTTTCGCGGCAGATACCGCGCGGCGCCGTTGATTGGCGTCGTCGTCGGCATAGCGCAGCGCCGCCAGATAAGCCAGCGAGCGCGCCTGCTCGGTGTGGATCAGCATGTCGACCATGCGGTGCTGCAGCACCTGGAAACGCGCGATCGGCGTGCCGAACTGCTCGCGCGTGCGGGTGTAGTCGAGCGTCGCGCGATTGAGCGCGTCCAGCGCGCCGATCGCCTCGGCACAGAGCAGCACGATACCGTAATCGGCGATCCGTTCCAGCGTTTCGGCACCGCGGCTGCCGTCGACGAGCCGGCGCGCGGGCGCGCTCGAGAAACGCAGCGTCGCCGCGCGCTGGCCGTCGATGGTTCGGTAATCCTCGACATCGGCACCGGCGGCACCGCGCTCGACCAGGAACAACGCGATCGCGCCATCGGGCTGCCGGGCCGGCACGATCCAGGCCTGCGCCTGGGCGCCGTGACGAACCAGCGCCTTGCTGCCGCTGAGCCGGAAGCCGTCGCCGACCGGCTCCGCACGCGAATCGATGGCGAGCAGCTCGTAGCGCGCGCCGGGTTCGTCGAAGGCAACCGCCAGGCGCGCCTCGCCGCCGGCCACGCGTGCCAGCAGCGCTCGATCGGCTTGATGCTCGCTGGCCGCGAGCTGCAGCGCCTCGGCACCGACCGCCGTCGCCCAATACGGCTCGACCACCAGTGCGGCGCCCAGCGCCTGCATGGCCACCAGCATGTCGAGCGCGCCGCCGCCCAGGCCGCCGCTCGCCTCCGGTACCGGCAAGGCGGTCAGCCCCAGCTCCGCGAACGCCCGCCATTGCTCGTCGGATACGCCCTCGCGCGAGGCGACGATCGCCTGGCGCGTCTCGAAACCGTAGCGCTGGCCGAGATAACGGCGCAACGCGTCGGCGAATTGCTGCTGTTCTTCGCTGAAAGTGAAGTCCATGCGTCGCTCCTCAGAGGCCCAGGATCATCTGCGCGATGATGTTCTTCTGGATTTCGTTCGACCCGCCGTAGATCGAGGTCTTGCGGAAATTGAAGTAATAGGCGGCAAGCGGTGCCGCGTCGTCGTCGCCGCTCACCGCGCGATCGCGCTCTCCCTCGAGGAAGGCCGGATGGAACGGCGCGGCGAGCGGCCCGATCGCGTCGACCATCAGCTCGGTCAGCGCCTGCTGGATCTCGGAGCCCTTGATCTTCAGCATCGAGGCCTCGGGGCCCGGCCCTCGCCCGCTCGCTTCCTGGCTGACCACGCGCAGCGCGGTCACCTCCAGCGCCATCAGGTCGATTTCCAGCGAGGCCACGCGGGCGGCGAACACCGGATCCTCCAGGAGGGAGCGGCCGTTGCGGCGCTGCCCGGCCGCGATGCGCTTGAGGAAGCGCAGTTCACGCTTCGAGGTGCCGACGCGCGCGATGCTGGTGCGCTCGTGGCCGAGCAGGTACTTGGCATAGGTCCAGCCGCGGTTCTCCTCGCCGACGAGGTTCTCGACCGGCACCAGCACGTCCTCGAAGAACACCTCGTTGACTTCATGCTCCTCGTCGAGCGTGATGATCGGCCTCACCGTGATGCCCGGCGTCTTCATGTCGATCAGCAGGAAGGAGATGCCCTCCTGCTTCTTCACGGCCGTATCGGTGCGCACCAGGCAGAACATCATGTCGGCATATTGGCCGAGCGTGGTCCAGGTCTTCTGGCCGTTGACGAGATAGTGATCGCCGCGCCGTTCGGCGCGCGTGCGCAGCGAGGCGAGGTCGGAACCCGAGCCGGGCTCGGAGTAACCCTGGCACCACCAGTCGCTGCCGTCGAGGATGCGCGGCAGATAATGGCGCTTCTGGGCCTCGTTGCCATATTTCATCAGCACGGGCCCGACCATCGACACGCCGAAGGTCAGCGGCGACGGCGTGCCCGCGCGGGCACACTCCTCGTCCCAGATGAAGCGCCGCGTCGCGTCCCAGCCCGGGCCGCCGTATTCGACGGGCCAGGCGGGCGCCGACCAGCCGCGCGTCGCGAGACGGCGATGCCAGTTAAGATAATCCTCGCGGGACAGACGTTTGTGATTGAGTACCTTGTCGCGCAGCGTGCGAGGCAGGTTGGCCTCGAGCCAGGTGCGAACTTCGACGCGGAACGCGTCGTCGGCGGGGGAATGGTCCAGATCCATGCGCATGTCTCCTGGCCGCGAACCGGAGCGGCCGGCTGGAGACGACGCGCCGATCAGGAGACGATCATTGCAGCGGCTCTTTCAGTGCGGCCGGCACCGGTAGCGGCATCACGTCGATGCCTTCCTCGACGAGGGCGCGCGCATCCTCGGCCGAGGTCACGCCGCGAATATTGCGCGCAGGCGCCTCGTTGTAATGGATGCGTCGCGCTTCCTCGGCGAAGCGCTCGCCCACGTTCTCGGTCTTGTCCAGTACCTCGCGCAAGGCGCGCATCAGCTGCGCCTGCATCTGCCGCGGATCGGTTGCCGGCGCCTTTTCCTTCGTCGCGCCTGACAGGTTCAGGCGCGGCGCCGACGGCATCCTGCTGATTTCGGTCGCCCCGCAAACCGGACATTCGACCAGCTTGCGGGACAGCTGCGATTCGAAATCATCGGAAGACGCAAACCAGCCTTCGAAGCGATGGCCGTGCGTGCACTGTAAATCGAGGACCTTCATGCTGAATCGGGGCGTCTCGGGAGTGTACGCCCAATCGGAAGATTTAAGAACGACCGTGCTAAATCACGATCGAAATTCTCCGGGACGAGCCCGGACTGGCTGGATTGTAACGTGCGGGGAAATTTGACGCCGAAGGTGGGTTCGGCGATGCGCGGCGGCAAGCACGGCCTCGCATCGCCGGGAATCAGCCGCTGCATTGATCAGGCGTGCTCGGCCGCGCCGAGCGGCCAGCTTCCCGACAAGGCCTTCTCCAGCCACATGGTGCCGATGATGGTCTTCACGTCGCTGATCTGGCCGGTGCGGATCCATTCGAGCAGCTCGGGCACGGTGGCCGTGAAGGTCTCGAGGAATTCGCCCTCGTCGAGCTGGCGCTCGCCGGCCGTCAGGCCCTTCGCGAGATAGATGTCGATGAATTCGGTCGAGTAGGAAATGATCGGATGAATGCGCGTCAGGTAGAAATACTCGCGCGCCGTATAACCGGTTTCCTCGCGCAGTTCGCGCACCGCGCAAGCCAGCGAGCCTTCCTGCGGATCGAGCTTGCCGGCCGGGTACTCGGCCATCACCTTGCCGATCGGATAGCGGAACTGGCTTTCCATCAGCACGCGGCCATCGTCGAACAACGGGATCACCATCACGGCGCCCGGATGGCGGATGTACTCGCGCGTCGCGTGCTTGCCGTCGGGCAGGCGCACCGTGTCGCGCTTCACTTTCAGGAAATGGCCGTCGAGAATGGATTCGCTTTCGACGCAGACTTCGGTCAGTTTGTCGTCGTGATTCGGTAATTCGGCCATCGTCGGCTCCAAGGTTGGACGCGACGGCCGAGCGCCGTCAACGTCGTTTGACGAGATACTGGAACGTGAAGCCGGGGAACGCGAACACCACGAACAGGCTGAAGGTGATCGCGTAGAACTGCCAGCCTTGTTCGAAGCGGTTGCCGGCGCGGGACTCGAGCCAGAAGCCGAGCACGCCGACCACGAAGTACAGCACGATCATCTCGGCGATCCGCCACCACCCGCTCTTGCGGGCAGCGGCGCCGACCGGGATGAAGGCGAAGGCCCGCTGATTCACGAACGGCAGGTTGGCGCCCAGCAGCGCCAACAACACGATGAACCAACCGGCTGCCGACATTTCAGAGCGGCAGCGTATGGCTGATGGCCTGCAGGCAGACCTCCATCAGCTGGCCGGGCATGATGCCGAGCACGAGCACGGCCAGGCCGTTGAGCAGCAGCACCGCGCGGTTCGCCGTGTCGCTCATGATCGGGTTCGTGTCCTGCGGCGCATCGAAGTACATCAGCTTCACGATACGCAGATAGTAGAACGCGCCGAACAACGAACTGATGACACCGAGGATCGCGAGCCAGGTCAGGCCGGCGTTGATGGTGGCCTCGAGCACCGCGAGCTTGGCGTAGAAGCCCACCGTCGGCGGGATGCCGGCCAGCGAGAACATCATCAGCATCATCACGAAGGCGAACACCGGGCTGCGCTTGTTGAGGCCCTTGAAGTCCTCGAGCGTTTCCGCCTCGAAATCGCGGCGGGCCAGCAGCATCACGATGCCGAAGGCGCCGAGCGTGGTGAGCAGGTAGACGATCGAGTAGAACATCGCCGAGCTGTAGGCGGTGGCCGTGAAGGCCGGGCTGCCCTTCACCACGCCCGAGAGCAGGCCGAGCAGCACGAAGCCCATGTTCGAGATCGCCGAGTAGGCCAGCATCCGCTTGACGTTGCGCTGGACGATACCGGTGATGTTGCCGACGATCAGCGACAGTGCCGCCAGGATCACCAGCATCTGCTGCCAGTCCGCCGCCAGCGGCAGCAGGCCCATCACCAGGAAGCGCAAGCCCCAGGCGAAGGCCGCCACCTTCGGGCCGCCGCCGGTCATGAGCGACATCGCCGTGGGCGCGCCCTGGTAGACGTCGGGCACCCACATGTGGAACGGCACCGCGCCGAGCTTGAAGGCCACGCCGGCGATGATGAAGATCACGCCGAACAGCAGCACG contains:
- a CDS encoding NUDIX domain-containing protein, with translation MAELPNHDDKLTEVCVESESILDGHFLKVKRDTVRLPDGKHATREYIRHPGAVMVIPLFDDGRVLMESQFRYPIGKVMAEYPAGKLDPQEGSLACAVRELREETGYTAREYFYLTRIHPIISYSTEFIDIYLAKGLTAGERQLDEGEFLETFTATVPELLEWIRTGQISDVKTIIGTMWLEKALSGSWPLGAAEHA
- a CDS encoding acyl-CoA dehydrogenase family protein produces the protein MDLDHSPADDAFRVEVRTWLEANLPRTLRDKVLNHKRLSREDYLNWHRRLATRGWSAPAWPVEYGGPGWDATRRFIWDEECARAGTPSPLTFGVSMVGPVLMKYGNEAQKRHYLPRILDGSDWWCQGYSEPGSGSDLASLRTRAERRGDHYLVNGQKTWTTLGQYADMMFCLVRTDTAVKKQEGISFLLIDMKTPGITVRPIITLDEEHEVNEVFFEDVLVPVENLVGEENRGWTYAKYLLGHERTSIARVGTSKRELRFLKRIAAGQRRNGRSLLEDPVFAARVASLEIDLMALEVTALRVVSQEASGRGPGPEASMLKIKGSEIQQALTELMVDAIGPLAAPFHPAFLEGERDRAVSGDDDAAPLAAYYFNFRKTSIYGGSNEIQKNIIAQMILGL
- a CDS encoding DUF1178 family protein, which encodes MKVLDLQCTHGHRFEGWFASSDDFESQLSRKLVECPVCGATEISRMPSAPRLNLSGATKEKAPATDPRQMQAQLMRALREVLDKTENVGERFAEEARRIHYNEAPARNIRGVTSAEDARALVEEGIDVMPLPVPAALKEPLQ
- the nuoN gene encoding NADH-quinone oxidoreductase subunit NuoN, producing the protein MNALLPDALVMLAIILAWINDTLSGESGRRLTYLIAVVSSVVAGVWFAFQALDPHQYYFFSRMVVVDAFSSVMKAVVSIGFAASMIYSRRYLSDRGLFRGDVFLLGMFSLLGQLVMISGNNFLTLYLGLELMSLSLYALIALRRDGAQSSEAAMKYYVLGALASGFVLYGISMVYGATGSLELQDVLNAVASGRINNIVLLFGVIFIIAGVAFKLGAVPFHMWVPDVYQGAPTAMSLMTGGGPKVAAFAWGLRFLVMGLLPLAADWQQMLVILAALSLIVGNITGIVQRNVKRMLAYSAISNMGFVLLGLLSGVVKGSPAFTATAYSSAMFYSIVYLLTTLGAFGIVMLLARRDFEAETLEDFKGLNKRSPVFAFVMMLMMFSLAGIPPTVGFYAKLAVLEATINAGLTWLAILGVISSLFGAFYYLRIVKLMYFDAPQDTNPIMSDTANRAVLLLNGLAVLVLGIMPGQLMEVCLQAISHTLPL
- a CDS encoding DUF2818 family protein; the protein is MSAAGWFIVLLALLGANLPFVNQRAFAFIPVGAAARKSGWWRIAEMIVLYFVVGVLGFWLESRAGNRFEQGWQFYAITFSLFVVFAFPGFTFQYLVKRR
- a CDS encoding acyl-CoA dehydrogenase family protein — translated: MDFTFSEEQQQFADALRRYLGQRYGFETRQAIVASREGVSDEQWRAFAELGLTALPVPEASGGLGGGALDMLVAMQALGAALVVEPYWATAVGAEALQLAASEHQADRALLARVAGGEARLAVAFDEPGARYELLAIDSRAEPVGDGFRLSGSKALVRHGAQAQAWIVPARQPDGAIALFLVERGAAGADVEDYRTIDGQRAATLRFSSAPARRLVDGSRGAETLERIADYGIVLLCAEAIGALDALNRATLDYTRTREQFGTPIARFQVLQHRMVDMLIHTEQARSLAYLAALRYADDDANQRRRAVSAAKVRVGQAARFVGQQAIQLHGGMGMTNEVAAAHLFKRLSIIDLTLGDVDHHTARFVSLPDFFEYDAA